A single window of uncultured Methanospirillum sp. DNA harbors:
- a CDS encoding PEGA domain-containing protein — protein MLFLSLFFLVSPFCSADLVQAPVTISSVALQNQSERPDIGDQSISTDGADFDRGLMHFTSEQLLEFKSYRNQMPMVAASAGESLPAASKSLLPAVPYLGKKRDQGYCGNCWVWASTGALEVTHSISNNVSDQLSIQYFNSNWNNGSSTGNACNGGWSYWVADFYNDTLHQAVPWSNTNASYADYYWDSGHPSGISASSIATAPNYPVSSASDTSLDVYQGQAQAINTIKSQINAGVPVIYTFYLPIEGWKDFRSFWRNESEAAIWNPDPYNGTEIDGGHVVLIVGYDDTVNESYWTVLNSWGVRENRPSGLFRLKMDLNYNATLFEQGTEYYAQYFDIITTAFSSVSGLGTLSVSSNPSGASIWIDGKNTGYQTPKVISNLTSGVHTLKLVKEWYFDHTDEFTICANQTTTTSPSLSPKGALSVSSKPIGAEIWIDGSDTGMVTRSDIRSLSPGTHNLTLVKSGYANYTATFWINARMTTPFVALMDQTGGSIAVTSNPSGASVFVDQADTGYQTPNTITGLSPGTHTVLLKKDLYKDWAGAVMVAALNTTPIDTTLIPGGSNGSVFVSSTPSGGRITLDGLCTGYSTAKKIIGIPAGEHTITINKSGYQDWSGTATVRAGVTTTISGRLIP, from the coding sequence TTCATCAGTTGCCCTGCAAAACCAGTCTGAACGTCCGGACATCGGGGATCAATCAATATCGACAGATGGTGCTGATTTTGACCGGGGACTGATGCATTTTACTTCCGAACAACTCTTGGAGTTTAAGTCATACCGAAATCAGATGCCCATGGTGGCTGCTTCTGCCGGAGAGTCGCTCCCTGCTGCTTCAAAGTCACTCCTGCCTGCGGTCCCGTATCTCGGTAAAAAACGGGATCAAGGATATTGTGGGAACTGCTGGGTGTGGGCCTCAACAGGGGCACTTGAGGTAACCCACAGCATCAGCAATAACGTCAGCGATCAACTTTCAATCCAGTACTTCAACTCGAACTGGAATAATGGCTCTTCGACTGGCAACGCCTGTAATGGTGGCTGGTCCTACTGGGTGGCTGATTTTTACAATGACACGCTGCATCAGGCGGTTCCCTGGTCAAACACCAATGCCAGTTACGCTGACTATTACTGGGACTCAGGCCATCCTTCCGGTATATCTGCTTCATCCATTGCAACTGCACCAAATTATCCGGTATCTTCAGCATCTGACACCTCACTGGATGTTTACCAGGGCCAGGCTCAAGCGATCAATACAATAAAAAGTCAGATAAACGCAGGTGTTCCGGTTATATACACATTCTATCTCCCAATTGAGGGATGGAAGGATTTCAGATCTTTCTGGAGAAACGAGTCTGAAGCTGCTATCTGGAACCCTGATCCTTACAATGGCACAGAGATAGATGGGGGTCATGTTGTTCTCATTGTGGGCTATGATGATACCGTTAATGAATCCTACTGGACTGTGCTGAACAGTTGGGGAGTCAGGGAAAACAGGCCCAGCGGTCTGTTCAGACTGAAGATGGATCTCAATTACAACGCGACCTTATTTGAGCAGGGAACCGAATATTATGCCCAATACTTTGACATAATTACTACTGCCTTCTCTTCTGTATCCGGACTCGGGACCCTGTCAGTCTCTTCAAATCCATCAGGCGCTTCTATCTGGATCGATGGCAAGAACACCGGGTATCAGACGCCTAAAGTCATCTCAAATTTAACATCCGGAGTACACACCCTGAAACTTGTAAAAGAATGGTATTTCGATCATACTGATGAGTTCACGATCTGTGCCAATCAGACAACTACGACCTCACCATCCCTCTCCCCAAAAGGAGCCCTCTCTGTCTCTTCAAAGCCAATCGGCGCTGAGATCTGGATCGACGGTTCTGATACCGGAATGGTGACCAGATCTGATATACGGTCACTCTCTCCGGGAACACATAACCTGACCCTTGTCAAATCAGGCTATGCAAATTATACCGCCACGTTTTGGATTAATGCCCGCATGACAACACCCTTTGTTGCTCTGATGGATCAGACCGGGGGAAGTATTGCGGTCACTTCAAACCCATCAGGTGCCTCTGTCTTTGTGGATCAGGCTGATACCGGATACCAGACACCTAACACCATCACCGGCCTCTCTCCGGGAACTCATACAGTACTCCTGAAGAAAGATCTGTATAAAGACTGGGCCGGTGCCGTTATGGTTGCTGCACTGAATACCACACCGATTGATACAACCCTGATTCCAGGGGGGAGTAATGGCTCTGTCTTTGTGAGTTCGACTCCTTCAGGTGGAAGGATCACTTTGGACGGGCTCTGTACCGGCTATTCTACTGCAAAGAAGATCATTGGAATTCCTGCCGGAGAGCACACCATCACCATCAATAAGAGCGGATATCAGGACTGGTCCGGTACAGCGACGGTCAGGGCAGGAGTTACGACCACAATTTCAGGGCGGTTAATCCCGTAA